A region of Saccopteryx leptura isolate mSacLep1 chromosome X, mSacLep1_pri_phased_curated, whole genome shotgun sequence DNA encodes the following proteins:
- the LOC136386063 gene encoding spermatid nuclear transition protein 3, whose product MAKVTRKQKESSKIMKKSTSITKQRKQRKNPYQSRSRDGGKVKKIQRRIKRLLHGRSRKKSSRTSTKNPKKVKRIKRAKKFRPLTKIE is encoded by the exons ATGGCTAAAGTGACCAGGAAACAAAAAGAATCtagtaaaattatgaaaaaatcaaCCTCAATCACAAAACAGAGGaagcaaagaaagaatccttatCAATCCAGGTCCAGAGATGGTGGCAAG GTAAAAAAGATACAGAGGCGAATAAAAAGACTGCTTCATGGGAGgtcaagaaaaaaatcttctcGTACTAGTACAAAAAAtccaaagaaggtgaagagaataaaaagagccAAGAAGTTTCGTCCATTAACAAAGATTGAATAA